In Trifolium pratense cultivar HEN17-A07 linkage group LG7, ARS_RC_1.1, whole genome shotgun sequence, a genomic segment contains:
- the LOC123898532 gene encoding protein STRICTOSIDINE SYNTHASE-LIKE 13-like, whose amino-acid sequence MEKRNLLKDETFLQHPYLVAIFLVLSFLVMDPFHLGPVSGHNFRPVKHNIAPYKQVMKNWPRDNMSRLGMHGKLEFENEVFGPESLEFDNMGRGPYTGLADGRVVRWMGEELGWETFAVVTSNWTEKICVRGNDSTTYKQWKHEKKCGRPLGLRFDKGNGDLYIADAYYGLLKVGPNGGLATPLSTHVGGKPILFANDLDIHKNGSIFFTDTSKRYNRVAHFFILLEGEATGRLLRYDPPTKTTHVVLEGLAFPNGVQLSKDQSFLVFTETTNCRLMKLWMEGPKNGTVEHVADLPGFPDNVRMNEKGQFWVAIDCCRTGAQEVLSNNPWLRSIYFRLPIRMMYLAKAMGMKMYTVITRLDENGNILEVLEDREGKVMKLVSEVKEMNGKLWIGTVAHNHISTLPYP is encoded by the exons aTGGAGAAGAGAAACCTACTAAAAGATGAAACATTTCTCCAACACCCTTATCTTGTTgctatttttcttgttttgagtTTTCTTGTGATGGACCCTTTTCATCTGGGTCCAGTATCCGGACACAACTTTAGACCTGTGAAACACAACATTGCACCATATAAACAAGTCATGAAGAATTGGCCTCGAGACAACATGAGCAGGCTAGGAATGCACGGAAAATTAGAATTTGAAAACGAAGTATTTGGACCTGAGTCACTCGAATTTGACAACATGGGCCGTGGTCCGTACACCGGTTTAGCTGATGGACGCGTTGTTCGATGGATGGGGGAAGAATTAGGTTGGGAAACATTTGCAGTTGTCACATCCAATTG GACTGAGAAGATTTGTGTGAGGGGAAATGATTCAACAACTTATAAGCAATGGAAGCATGAAAAAAAATGTGGGCGTCCCCTTGGTTTGAGATTTGACAAAGGGAATGGAGATTTATACATAGCAGATGCATATTATGGCCTTCTTAAGGTTGGACCAAATGGGGGACTAGCTACACCATTGTCAACCCATGTTGGAGGAAAACCTATCCTCTTTGCAAATGACCTTGATATTCATAAGAATGGATCTATCTTTTTCACGGACACAAGCAAAAGATATAATCGAGT TGCgcacttttttatattattggaAGGAGAAGCAACGGGTCGGCTCCTTAGATATGATCCTCCAACCAAAACAACTCATGTTGTCTTGGAAGGTCTTGCTTTTCCTAATGGAGTGCAACTTTCTAAAGATCAATCCTTCCTTGTATTTACTGAAACCACCAATTGCAG GCTAATGAAACTTTGGATGGAGGGTCCTAAAAACGGAACAGTGGAACATGTAGCCGATCTACCAGGATTTCCGGACAACGTAAGAATGAACGAAAAAGGACAATTTTGGGTGGCAATAGATTGTTGTCGAACCGGAGCTCAAGAGGTTTTGAGTAACAATCCATGGTTGAGAAGTATTTACTTTCGTTTGCCTATAAGAATGATGTATTTGGCTAAAGCAATGGGGATGAAAATGTACACTGTGATTACACGTTTAGATGAGAATGGAAATATTCTTGAAGTTCTTGAAGATAGAGAAGGAAAAGTGATGAAGTTGGTAAGTGAAGTTAAAGAGATGAATGGGAAGCTTTGGATTGGAACTGTAGCTCATAATCACATCTCCACCTTACCTTACCCTTAA